TGTACAGACCTTCGAGACGACGCTGGCCGCCGTTCCCCAATCCGAGTCGGACGCCGCCGCCGTGACCCTCATGTGCCAGGCGTGGGGCAAGCCCGTGCCGGCGAAGCTCCCCGAGCTTTCCAGCGATGGCGCGCTGGAGTCATTCATTCAATCTCAGTCCTGGTCCCATGATCGGCTGAATCCGGCGCTGGATCAGCTTCTCGCTCTGGACCTGCCGGCCTTCGTGAAGGTCATCGCGGGCGGTAGTTCCCGTTGGGTCACGCTGAGCAAGGCCGAAGGAGACAATCTCACCGTTTCGCTCAGCGCGACCGCACCGGCTACGGTCAATCGTTCCGATTTCCTGCGGGTCTATGCCGCGGAAGCGCTCGTACCCTGGCAGGACAGCCTTCCCGGGGCCGCCGTACTTCGCCAGGGCCAGCAGGCGCCCGCCGTCGCTCAGTTGAAAGAGAAGCTTCAGCGCTTGAACCGCCTGCGTCCGGAGAATACGACCGACACCTTTGATGTGGAAACAGCCTCCGCCGTGGCCCGGATACAAGCGGAAACCAGCCTCGATGTGGACGGCATAGCGGGCAAGCAGTTCCGCATGGTGTTGAGCAGTTGGCTGAAGGAAAATGGCGCGCCGAGCCTCACCGGGAAAGTCGCGCCCGCCCCGGCCCCACCCCGTCAGACCCTTGCCTCGACGGATGCCACCGCAGCGGCGACGGAGCCGAAAAAGGAGGCCAAACCGGAGCCCAAACCGGAGCCCAAACCGGAGCCCAAGCCCGAATCCAAGCCCGAATCCAAGCCCGAATCCAAGCCCGAATCCAAGCCCGAATCCAAGCCCGAATCCAAGCCGGAGCCGGTGCTGGAATCCGCTGCCGCGCCGGCGCCCGCACCACCCGCGCCTGTGGTGGCGGAGCCGCCCGTACCCGTACAGGAAACCCCTGCGGCCTCCGAGGATGTGAAGGAGCCCGCCCCGGCTGAATCGGCACTCGCCGAAGACGCGGCGCCCGCGCCGGACGCAGCGGAGACACCCGCCCCGGTTACTCTGACGAATATCGGTGAGGACGGCCCGAAGTCGCCCGAAGCGTCCCCGGAGACCTCGCCTGAAACTGCGGAACCCGCGGCGGCGACTCCCCAGCCGACGAACCCCCTCGACCCCACTTCGCCACCGCCGGCTATCGCGGCGCCGACACCGGTGAATCCGGTGGGTGGCTTGCTGGCGGTGGAGGAATTGTCGGATCCGGGGCAACTCTTCATGCCCGCTCCCCCGGCGGCAACCGCCCCGGTTGAAGGGGCGAGCGCGGCGGCGTCACCGGCGGAAGCCAATTTGCCCGGCGAGGGCGAATCCCCGCCGGCGGAAGGGGAAGAGAGCGAGGGCTGAAGGCCGGATCACGGGCGTAACGGGGACGGGGCCAAGGCGTGGTTGCCCCGCGCCGAAAGTGGCGGAATTCATTCCGAACCCGTACAATAGGCGCAGTCAGGCCGACGCGGGCGACGCGAATGACGCAACCACAAACGAGGTGTTGTGAATGAGTTCCATCCTGGAAGCACTGAAGAAACTGGAAGCGGATAAGAGCGCCCAGCAGGTGGCCATCCAGGAACCGGAGCCGGTTTACACCTCGGATCAGATGGCCCAGTCGCTTCTGGGCAACTACGCCGATCCGGTGTCGGAAGCTCGCCGTCACTCTCCGGTGATTCTGGTCCTGGGAGGAGCCATGTTCACGGTGCTCCTGATCGGCGTTTCCGTGGCGCTGGCCGTGTTTGTTCTGCGCGAAGTTCAGCCCCCTCGACAAGACGCCGTCGTACCCGCCGCCGTTGCGGTTGCGCCGGAACCGCTTCCCGCGCCCTCCAGCTCGGGCGAAGCCCAGGGGGAAGCATCGCCGTCGGACGGGGAGCCCGCTCCGCTGGACGTCGCGGCGGTCGCCGAGACTCCCAAACCGAAGGCCACCCGTCCCAAACCCAAGCCCGCTCCGGCACCGGAGCCCGCCGAGTCCATGGTGGTGACTTCGGTCCCCGTGGCGGCCGAAGTGCGCTACGAGCCCTATGTTCCCAAGCCGGCCGAAAGCGCCGCGCGGGAAAGCGCGCCGCTGCCCGAAGACATTCGCACGCTGCCCATGTTGTCGCGCAGTGATCGCGCCCAGTATCGGCTGGAGGGTCTCACCATCAACATGCTCAACGAGGCGAGTCCCACGCGCCCGCTGGGGAATGCGCTGATCAATCTGGAGAAGATATTTATCGGGGAGACCCTGCCGGGCAGCAATGCGACACTGATCGACGTGAAGAGCCACGGCATTGCCATCGAGATCATGAGTACACGCCAGCGGTATTATCTGCCGCGTTAATCGTTGGAGAGCAGGCGCGCTTCGGGAACCGAGAGAGCCTTCCCCCGCGCCGCAGCACGGAAGGAATCATGTCATGCGTTCGATTCATCGTCTTTGGAATTCCCCCATCAGCCCGCGCTTCGCGTGCGCGGTGCTGCTTGCGCTGTCCCCCATCGCCTTGAGCGGTTGCGGCGGCGAACCCGCGGGCACACCCCAGGAAGCGCCAACCGGAGGCACCGCGCCCGCGGAGACCAGCACGCCCGAAGCCGCGCCGGCCGGACAAGCCAAGCTCCGTATTGCCGTTGTGCCCAAGGGCCTGGCCCACCAGTTCTGGCTGACCATCAAAGCGGGCGCGGACGCCGCGGCGGCGGAGGGCAACGCCGAAGTCATCTGGCAGGGTCCGGCGAAGGAAACCGAAGTTGAAAACCAGATCAATATCGTGCAGGACATGATCACCAGCAAGGTGGATGCGCTGGTGCTCGCGGCCTGCGACGAGCAGGCCCTGATCCCCACCGTGCAGATGGCGGTGGACGCGGGTATTCCCGTGATCACCATCGACTCGGGCGTCGCCTCCGATCTTCCCGCGTCTTTCGTGGCGACGGACAACGTGGCGGGCGCCAAGATGGCGGCGGACACGCTGGCGGGACTCATTGGCAATGCCGGTACCGTGGGGCTAATTCCCTTCATTAAGGGCGCGGCCACCTCGAACATGCGCGAGGAAGGTTTCCTCGAAGGCATCAAGGCCCATCCGGAAATAACCGTGTCGGCGACGCTCTATTGCCAGAGCGACGTGGAAGAGGCCATGGCCGTAACTCAGGACATGCTCACCCAGGACGGGGGCATGAAGGGCATATTCGCCACAAACGAGCCCGCCGCCATCGGCGCGGCGGCGGCCCTCAAAGCGGCGGGCAAGGCCGGCGCGGTAAAGCTGGTGGCCTTCGACGGCGCCGAAGAAGAGATCAAGGGCCTGCAGGACGGTTCGATCCACGCCCTCATCGTGCAGAACCCGCACCGTATGGGCTACCTCGGCGTGAAGGCCGCGCTGGACGCCATCGCGGGCAAGCCGGTGGAGAAACGCATCGACACGGGCGTGACGGTGGTAACCATGGAAAACTTCAACGACCCGGAAATTCAGAAGTTGCTTTATCCCATGGGGAAATAGGCGTCTCCTGGAAGCTGAAGACACTACGAATCCTTGCGGGGACGGCGGGGACAACAGCGACAGCAGGTCAGTGATTCACCTGCTGTCTCTAAACGCTCTTCCGTCCCTGAGATTTAGAAAGGCCACTCGATGACAAGTCCCCTCGCCGCGTTCCAGGAGAAAGCTCTGGCGCGGAACGCCGCCGACGAGGGCGTTTATCAGGACCTGATGTTTTTCCATGCCGCACAACGCGCGATGGACAAGATCGATGCGCTCGTGCAGCATCTCGATCCGTCGAACCAGACGGACCTGCTGGTCTTCGAATTGTTTCAAGGCACCGAGCCGCAGGCGCTGCTGGCGTTGGCCGACCCGGAAGACGCGCCCTGGATCCGCTACAGTCTATTGAAGGCCTTTCTCAACCGGGGCGAAATCGACAAGGCGCTGGCCTTCTGGAAGAAAATCCTCCAGTGGCAGGTGCCGGACACGCTCGTCGCCAATACGCTGCTTCAATGCATGCTCCGAGAAAGCCGCTTTGAAGAAGCGGGCAATGTCGCCGCCGTTTCCTTGAAAGTCGCGCCAAAGCAGCGCGACGTGATGCTCTGGAAGGCCATGGCACAGTCGAAACGGGTGCTTGATCGAGAGCTCTATCTCGACCCGCTGCCAAGAGCGTTTCCCGTCAATTTTGCGCTGTGCGCCGATCCGCGCAGTGGCCTACCGGCGCCTCCGGATGTAACGATGGCGATTGCTGAACAGAACTACCCTCTGGCTGAGGTCTTGTGCGTTCAGGCCGCGAATGGGAGCGATTGGCATGATGGACGTTCCCTCAAACCTCGGATTGTGACACCGGATCCCGGGCAATATTGGATTAGCGCCGCAGTCGACGCCAATGCTGCGCCTCTTCTGGTAACCGTCCCCCCGGGACGCGTACCTACCTTCGACTATGTGCAGCAGTTCGTCCTGGCGGCGGAAAACGCCGCGCCCGACTGGGCACTCGCCTCCGGTCGAATCGAAGACATGAACCAGGATAATCCGGGCGACGCCTGGCGCGTGGCGCGCATGAGCCCGGCTTTTTCCATGGAGCGCACGACCGATTTCAGCGCCATTGACTCAGAGGCGCTCTGTGTAAATTGCGATGTGCTCCGACCGCTGCTGGACGCCACCTGCACCGACCTGAAAGCGATCGCCCGATTGGCCGAGGCCCGCGATTGCACGGGGGCCTACCTTCCAGAAGCAGTCGCGCTGGATCTCCGTAGTGACGACGTTCAGAGTGCGCTCGAATTCTTCTGGAAGCAGAGCCTGTCTCGGCGAAAAGCGGCGGGAGATTTTGATTCGGCGGCGGCGCTTGTGGCGCGTTTCAGTGAGCACCGTGAACAATCTACGATATTCATGAACCAATCCATGGCCGAGGGCAACTCCATTCTCATCTTCCCGGATTTTCTGTTGTTCTTCGAATCGGTCGTGCTCGACCTTCGGCACGGTTTGGAGAGTGGACTCCTCGACGAAGCAAAAGCCAGCACAATTCAGAAGCGCCTGATAGAATCCCTGGCTCCAATGGACGAATCTTTCAAGCGGGGGCTTCGTGCCAAAGTGCGCCTGAGCCTGGGCCCCCTGTTGTTCGAGGGGCATTCCGATGCCACGCTTCCCGCCGAGGTAGATCGCGCGTTGGATGGCGTGTTACAAGAACTGACGACGCTCTTTCGCGCCTTTCCTCAGGACCTTTACCTCGCCCTCATCGGCTGATTCCGGATTACCCATGGAACCCACGATGCATACGAATGAACGCCCCCGCCCGACCTGGAGGCTCCTCGTCGCGGGCGGTTGCCTCGGCGCTTTCTTCGGCGCGGCGGCCCTGCTCACGGCCCTGCTTGTTGCCTATGGTTTCTTTCAGCAGAAGGCCGTGCAGAAGATGGCCGAAGCCAAAGAACTCAAACCCGTGCAGCTTCGTGCCCACTATGCGTGGGAAGTGAAGAGCGTGGACGGCGCGGCCCTGTCGCTGGAGTCCCTGAAAGGGAAGCCCCTCTTCCTCCACCTGTGGCGTCCGGGTTGTGTTTCGTGCGTCGCCGAGATTCCCGGCATCAACGCGCTGTATGACGCCACGGCCCCGTTGGGCATGCAGTTCGTTGCCATTGCCCTGGGAGCAGTGGACGATCTGGACGGCGAGCTCCAGATGCACGGCGTGAAGTTTCCGGTGTACACGGTGGAGGGGGACAAACTCCCGCCAGTTTTCAACACCGCCAGCACCCCCACCACGTACATCATCGACAAAGCGGGCTTCATCGTCTATTCACACGCCGGGGGCGTCGACTGGAGCAGCGAGGACGGCAAGGCATTTGTGGCGTCGCTCTGCGAGAAGTAGTGGGGACCGTCCCCCGCTTTGGGATCAACGAGAAAGTTCCCCTCACACGCCCTGAAAAGGCTGTCCCACTTCGGCCTTGATGAACACGTCGACCAACTCGGGGTCGAAGCGCTCGCCGCGCTCGGTCTTGAGATGGTCCACGGCGGCCTCGTGGCTGGCGTGGGTGCTGCGGTAGTGGCGGGGGCTGGTCATGGAGCAGTAGACGTCGAGGATTTTCATGATCCGGGCGAGGAGGGGGATGGCCTTTTTCTCCAGGCGCTCGGGATAACCCTCGCCGTTCCAGCACTCGTGGTGGTATCGGACGATATCGAGGATATCGTCGTGGATCTTGTGCTCTTTGAGGAGATCCGCGCCCATGGTGGTGTGGGCCTGGAGCAGTATCCAGTCGTCGTAACTCAGCACGGCCTTTTTCATCAGGACTTCGTTGGTGAGCAGGATCTTGCCGATATCGTGGAGGAGCGCTCCCCGCTCCAGGGCGTGCTGCTCGTCTTCGCTCAGTTTCAGGGCCTTCGCGAAGCGGGTGGCGTGATCCCGGATGCGCTCGGAAGAACCTTTAACGAGTCCTTCGCGGCTGTCTACGGCCTCGGCGAGCAACACCATGAGGACATCATGGGCGGCGGCCTGAACACCGGCGGCGGTAAGGGATGCGAGCGTCAATGGGGCAAGCAGGGCGCCCGATCCGGCGGGGATCGGGGCGTTTGCCGCCATGGGCTTCAACTGGATTCCCGCCTTGGCGGCGGCCTTGGACAGTTTCGGATCGAGATCCCCGTCGGCGACGACGGCAATGCGCTTCAGCATCCCATTCTCCCTGTGCGTGTTGCATGGTCTGATTCCGCGCCATAGTACCAAGCCCGCCCGCAAACAGCAACTTGAATTGAGGCCCAATCCCGCGTAGGATCAGGGCCACCCGAAGCCACCAATTCCCCCCGCACCCAGGTAGTACCGCCCATGATCTCGCTGAATAAAGAACAGAAGGCCGCCGTTACGGCGGCGGATGGCGCCACGCTGGTGCTGGCGGGCGCGGGAAGCGGAAAAACCCGGGTCATCATCGAGCGCATGGCCTGGCTGGTGGAGGAAAAGGGCATCGACCCGCGCTTCCTGCTGGCACTGACCTTCACGAACAAGGCGGCAAAGGAAATGCAGGCCCGATTCGCCCAGCGGCTGAACACGGACCGCGTGGCGGCGTGGATGGGCACCTTTCACAGCTTTGCCCTCTATGTCCTGCGCCGGGAAATGCAGCACCTGGGCCGGAGCAAGAATTTCACCGTGTTTGACTCCGCCGACCAGTTGAGCGTCATGAAGCGGATGGTCAATGACCTGCCCGACGCCCTGGCCAAGGTCTCGCCCCGGGATGCCCTCCAGTGGATCAGCAATCTCAAGCAGGAAGTCGAGTCCCCCGATTCCGCGACGGAGGCGAAAGACGCCACGGAAGAGGCTCTGCGTATTCTGTGGGTGAAGTACCACGACGCGCTGAAGGCGGCCTCCGCTGTGGATTTTGACGATTTGCTGGTACTGCTGGTGGAGCTGCTGCGGGATCACCCCGAAGTTCGTGAACGCTATCAGCAACGCTATCGCCACATTCTGGTGGACGAATACCAGGACACCAATCGCGCCCAGTACTTGATTGCTCGGAACCTGAGTGGGGGCTACGGCAATATTTTCGCCGTGGGCGACGAAGACCAGAGCATTTACTCCTGGCGCGGCGCGGACATCAACAACATCCTCGACTTCGCCCAGGATTTTCCCGACGCGTCGGTGGTGCGCCTGGAGCAGAACTACCGCAGCACGCAGGCCATCCTCGATGTGGCCAACAACGTGGTGAAGAACAATATCAATCGACTTGGGAAGACCCTTCGCACGGAAAATTGCAAGGGCGACCGGGTGGGCTTTTACCTGGCGGAATCGGGCGAAGAAGAAGCCCGCTTCGTCATGCGGGACATGCTCGAAAAGGGCCACGCCCCCAGCCAGGTGGCGGTGCTCTACCGCACCAACAACCAGGCCCGGCTGGTAGAAGAGGCGCTACGCAACAAGGGCGTGAACTATACCGTCGTGGGCGGCATCAAGTTCTACAGCCGTCGCGAAATCAAAGATATCCTGGCCTACCTCCGCGTTCTGGCAAACCCGAACGATGACGAGGCCCTCCGCCGCATTATGAATGTGCCCGCGCGCGGGATCGGTGCGACCACCCAGGAACGCCTGGACGAGTATGCGGCCCTGCGGAAGTGCCCCCTGCTTCAAGTCTTGCGAGAGATTGATCTGGACGAGACATTGCCGGGACGGGCCCGGAAATCGGCGGCGGATCTGGTGCAGCTTATCGATGATCTGGCCATGGACGCCAAAGAAATGGATCTCGCCGATCTGGTGGAGAAGCTGCTGGAGGCCACGGGCTACCGCAGCTTCATCCAGCAGAGCGATGAGAAGGATTTCCGCACCCGCCTGGAATCGCTGGACGAGTTTGTGGTTTCCTGCAAGGCCCGGGACAGCAAAGGAGAAAAGGGGCTCCTGCCTTTCCTGCAGGATCTCTCGCTGCTGGCCGATGTGGATGGCTGGGACGAATCGACGCCCGCGGTGACCCTCATGTCGATCCATGCCTCGAAGGGCCTGGAGTTTGACTATGTCTACCTGATTGGCTTGGAGGAGGGCCTCCTCCCCTTCGGCGTCGATTTTGACAGTGGCGCCGACCTGGAGGAGGAACGACGGCTCTGCTATGTGGCGATGACCCGCGCGCGCAAGGGCCTCGTGTTGACGGCAGCCGCCTCGCGCATGCTTTATGGGCAGACCCACAATAACCGCAGGCTCTCCCGCTTCCTCGAAGAGGCGGGCTCGGATCGCCTGGAACGGCTCAATGATGACCTGCCCACGCCCCGGCAACGCCTGTCCTCCTTCACGCCGCCGACAGCGCGGTCGAGTTCGCGCCCCGCGCAGACTTCCGCGTCGGCGGCTTCGAACTCCTTTTCGCTGGAGCCCTCCCGGGGCGGCGCCGAATCGGGCGGAATGCGCATCGGAACGCGGGTGCGCCATGCCAAGTTCGGGCCGGGCATTGTGATGTTTACGTCGGGCGCGGGCGACAAATTGAAAGTTCGAATTCGCTTTAACACGGGCCGGACCGCCATGCTGATGGTGAGCCAGGCTCCGCTGGAAATTCTGGAAGGAAAAGATCGCTGATGCTGGAAGAATGCCGCAATGAAATTGACCGCCTGGATGGGGAAATCGTCCGACTGTTGAATGAGCGGGCCGGCTTTGCCCAGAAGATAGGCGAGATCAAGAAAGAGGCCAATGCGCCGATCTACGTGCCCGAGCGGGAGAAGGCCGTGCTGGAAAAGCTGGCCCGCCTGAACGAGGGGCCCCTGCCCAACGGCGCGGTGCAGGCCATCTACCGGGAAGTGATCAGCGCCATGATCGCGCTGGAGCGCCCCATCAGCGTGGCCTTCCTCGGCCCGCGGGACACGTTCAGCCACATGGCGGCCATGCAAGTCTTTGGCGGCTCGGCGGAGTATCACCCCCTGCCTTCTTTCACCGATATTTTCACGGAAGTGGAGCGCGGGCGGATTGACTATGGCATTGTGCCCGTGGAGAGCTCCATGGGCGGATCGGTGAGCGACACCCAGGACCGCTTTATCTCCTCCGATCTCAAGATTATCAATGAGATGCTCCTCCACATCACCCAGAACCTGCTCGCGGCCTGCCCGCTGAGTGAAATCAAGCGGGTGTGCTCCAAGGACAACGCGCTGCTCCAGTGTCGCAACTGGATTCGGGCCAACTTGCCGGGTGTGGAGCTGATCGAGACGTCGAGCACGGCGGAGGCCGCGCGACGGGCGGCGAAGGAAGCGGGAACGGCCGCGATTGCCAGTAAGATGGCGGCCACGACCTACAACCTGAATCTGCTGGCGGAGCAGATCGAGGATGCGCCCCACAATTACACGCGCTTTCTCGTGCTGGGTCGCCAACTGGTCAAGCCGACGGGGGACGACAAGACGTCGCTGCTGGTTTCGATCAAGGACAAACCAGGGGCGCTCTTCAACCTGCTCGTCCCATTTTCCGAAGCCAACATTTCCCTTACGCGGATTGAATCGCGTCCAAGCCAGAAAAAGGCGTGGGAGTATGTATTCTTCATCGATCTCCTGGGTCATGTGGAAGACGAGCCGGTCCGACAGGTGCTTGCCCGGCTCGAAGACCAGGTCCACACCCTGAAGGTGCTGGGCTCCTTCCCCCGCGCCCCACAGCCCCTCTAAACCCCTAATTATAAGACAGTTAAGCGCATGGTCCCCTTGCGCTTTTCTTTCATGTCTGGATAAAAAAATACCGCCTGCCCGCGTTCGTGCGGAGCAGGCGGTAAAACTCGGTGTGCGAATTAAAGCTCAACCGGGTCAAGACCGATACCCACGAGGATGGGGTTCAGCAGGCCGAGGATGAGGTTGGTGATGAAGGAAGCAATGCTGTTGGTGATGCCTTCAGCGATACCATTGAAGATGTCTTCGAATAACATGACGCGTTTCTCCTTGAATTACACTTTTAGTTTGTTCCGTACCTGGGTGTTCGCGCCTCCAGAGCGCGTTCACCTGACCTTACAAGCACAGTTGGAAAACGTTACACACATGGTTGGAATGACAGCGGCTGGTTTCCGAATGGCCGTCACAACGGGATTACCCCCGCTGAACCGGCATTGAATAGGCGTTCGGATCCGTCGTCCTGTATATAAAAATGCCGCCTGCCTTCATTGAAGCGGAAGCAGGCGACATTCACTGTACGCAAATACAGCTCAACGACCTCTCGGTACCGTATCAGGCAGCGGGAGGAAGGATGGGGTCGATGATGCCGTAGATCAGACCAGAGATCAGGGCAGCGACGCGGTGAATGATCTCGAGGATCACGTCGTTGAAGAGGATTTCAAAAAAGCCGTCGTTTCCGTGGGGATTTTCCATGACGCGTTTCTCCTTAACTGAATGCTTGTTGTTCCGTAGTCACTGGTGAACGCGCCTCCAGAGCGCGACCACCTTACCGACCCACTGTGCAACCACTGCACGGGTTGGGTTGATACTGAAGCCTACACCACAGGTTAGGGTTTCTACCACAACTTTTGGCATAACACCACTAAACCTAGGGTGCAGCATACACGATCTGATGTTTAAATGTCAACCGTTTGGCAATTTTTACATTCAGATGAATTTCCAGGAGCATCATACGCCCTAAGCTATTATATTTCAATGATTTAAGAGCCCCGCAGAGTACCGCGAGCTCATGGCCGCGCCGGAACCTCTCCCTCTTTTCTTAAGCAGATTGCGAACTTTTCGGTAACAATTCACCCCGCTGGGATATACTATGGGGTGATTGCAAAAACAAGTTCAACGACCCAGGAAGTTTACCTTGACCATGTCTCAACTGCTGTTCACGTGCCGGTGCCGCCCCGCCTCTCTTGCCCTCGCGGCCTGTCTGCTCTTTTCCTTCATCAGCCCGGCCGAATCATTTCGCGGGATTATCCGCGCGGAGGGCACCCAGGGCGATCTTGTCACGGTGTCGCGCGAGGGCAAGCCCATGACCATCCGACTTTACGGCGTGGCCTGTCCCGTGGCGGGTCAGCCACTGGCGGATGGAGCGACGTCCCGCGTGCTGGAAGCGGCCATGGAATCGACGGTTACGGTGGAACTGGTCGGTCAGGACACGGCGGGCACACCGGTGGCCCGGGTGACGCTGCCCGATGGCAGGAGCCTGAATGAAGACTTGGTGCGGCAGGGTCTGGCCTGGTGGGACGCGCCGAACACGCCGGAAGCGCGGGGCTTCCAGCGAGCCGCCACCGAGGCGATTAGCGCGAAACGCGGGCTCTGGAGCACTCCGGCGCCGTTGGCCCCCTGGGATTACCGCGCCAGCAATGGCCTGGCGCCTGTGGCCTATCGGAAGGCTGACCCGGCCCCCGCGAAGCCAGCTACTCCCGCGCCCCCGCAACAAACGCCCACGATCCAGGCC
This window of the Candidatus Hydrogenedentota bacterium genome carries:
- a CDS encoding AAA family ATPase, which encodes MYKAFYGLREKPFNLTPDPRFLYLSEKHKEAFAHLLYGIRNRAGFVMVTGEIGTGKTTICRNLLNQLDEDTELAFIFNPMLSPLELLKKIVSEFGIEAQGTNALELTEELNEYLLEAAAKGKNCVLLIDEAQNLDPQVLEQIRLLSNLETETEKLLQIVLIGQPELGEKLALHELRQLNQRITARYHLKPLSDKEVLHYVAYRLHVAGGRRQVKFARRAIKAVYKISKGTPRVINALCDRALLIGFTREVRVITPGIVHRAYREIRGDAIFGKKQPRWTLRQLLFNPVAAIALLCVGIAIYLNSPALQTRGNALATRVVAALPRPTASTPEVMPEQAPIAPETALPTPAGPSATGPLNSAPPEVTATAVVPPVPPAAPLVQTFETTLAAVPQSESDAAAVTLMCQAWGKPVPAKLPELSSDGALESFIQSQSWSHDRLNPALDQLLALDLPAFVKVIAGGSSRWVTLSKAEGDNLTVSLSATAPATVNRSDFLRVYAAEALVPWQDSLPGAAVLRQGQQAPAVAQLKEKLQRLNRLRPENTTDTFDVETASAVARIQAETSLDVDGIAGKQFRMVLSSWLKENGAPSLTGKVAPAPAPPRQTLASTDATAAATEPKKEAKPEPKPEPKPEPKPESKPESKPESKPESKPESKPESKPEPVLESAAAPAPAPPAPVVAEPPVPVQETPAASEDVKEPAPAESALAEDAAPAPDAAETPAPVTLTNIGEDGPKSPEASPETSPETAEPAAATPQPTNPLDPTSPPPAIAAPTPVNPVGGLLAVEELSDPGQLFMPAPPAATAPVEGASAAASPAEANLPGEGESPPAEGEESEG
- a CDS encoding UvrD-helicase domain-containing protein, with product MISLNKEQKAAVTAADGATLVLAGAGSGKTRVIIERMAWLVEEKGIDPRFLLALTFTNKAAKEMQARFAQRLNTDRVAAWMGTFHSFALYVLRREMQHLGRSKNFTVFDSADQLSVMKRMVNDLPDALAKVSPRDALQWISNLKQEVESPDSATEAKDATEEALRILWVKYHDALKAASAVDFDDLLVLLVELLRDHPEVRERYQQRYRHILVDEYQDTNRAQYLIARNLSGGYGNIFAVGDEDQSIYSWRGADINNILDFAQDFPDASVVRLEQNYRSTQAILDVANNVVKNNINRLGKTLRTENCKGDRVGFYLAESGEEEARFVMRDMLEKGHAPSQVAVLYRTNNQARLVEEALRNKGVNYTVVGGIKFYSRREIKDILAYLRVLANPNDDEALRRIMNVPARGIGATTQERLDEYAALRKCPLLQVLREIDLDETLPGRARKSAADLVQLIDDLAMDAKEMDLADLVEKLLEATGYRSFIQQSDEKDFRTRLESLDEFVVSCKARDSKGEKGLLPFLQDLSLLADVDGWDESTPAVTLMSIHASKGLEFDYVYLIGLEEGLLPFGVDFDSGADLEEERRLCYVAMTRARKGLVLTAAASRMLYGQTHNNRRLSRFLEEAGSDRLERLNDDLPTPRQRLSSFTPPTARSSSRPAQTSASAASNSFSLEPSRGGAESGGMRIGTRVRHAKFGPGIVMFTSGAGDKLKVRIRFNTGRTAMLMVSQAPLEILEGKDR
- a CDS encoding thermonuclease family protein; protein product: MSQLLFTCRCRPASLALAACLLFSFISPAESFRGIIRAEGTQGDLVTVSREGKPMTIRLYGVACPVAGQPLADGATSRVLEAAMESTVTVELVGQDTAGTPVARVTLPDGRSLNEDLVRQGLAWWDAPNTPEARGFQRAATEAISAKRGLWSTPAPLAPWDYRASNGLAPVAYRKADPAPAKPATPAPPQQTPTIQAKGDGQAEDYFPEDPAEHMALMIKHQPRIVYDKTGKPVGLTADDIASVPGAKRVGLQDGDIVRSVNGIALTDEAQVLGLVTQLQGVKQLDLAVQRNGAITKISIPLE
- a CDS encoding HD domain-containing protein; translated protein: MLKRIAVVADGDLDPKLSKAAAKAGIQLKPMAANAPIPAGSGALLAPLTLASLTAAGVQAAAHDVLMVLLAEAVDSREGLVKGSSERIRDHATRFAKALKLSEDEQHALERGALLHDIGKILLTNEVLMKKAVLSYDDWILLQAHTTMGADLLKEHKIHDDILDIVRYHHECWNGEGYPERLEKKAIPLLARIMKILDVYCSMTSPRHYRSTHASHEAAVDHLKTERGERFDPELVDVFIKAEVGQPFQGV
- a CDS encoding substrate-binding domain-containing protein — protein: MRSIHRLWNSPISPRFACAVLLALSPIALSGCGGEPAGTPQEAPTGGTAPAETSTPEAAPAGQAKLRIAVVPKGLAHQFWLTIKAGADAAAAEGNAEVIWQGPAKETEVENQINIVQDMITSKVDALVLAACDEQALIPTVQMAVDAGIPVITIDSGVASDLPASFVATDNVAGAKMAADTLAGLIGNAGTVGLIPFIKGAATSNMREEGFLEGIKAHPEITVSATLYCQSDVEEAMAVTQDMLTQDGGMKGIFATNEPAAIGAAAALKAAGKAGAVKLVAFDGAEEEIKGLQDGSIHALIVQNPHRMGYLGVKAALDAIAGKPVEKRIDTGVTVVTMENFNDPEIQKLLYPMGK
- the pheA gene encoding prephenate dehydratase yields the protein MLEECRNEIDRLDGEIVRLLNERAGFAQKIGEIKKEANAPIYVPEREKAVLEKLARLNEGPLPNGAVQAIYREVISAMIALERPISVAFLGPRDTFSHMAAMQVFGGSAEYHPLPSFTDIFTEVERGRIDYGIVPVESSMGGSVSDTQDRFISSDLKIINEMLLHITQNLLAACPLSEIKRVCSKDNALLQCRNWIRANLPGVELIETSSTAEAARRAAKEAGTAAIASKMAATTYNLNLLAEQIEDAPHNYTRFLVLGRQLVKPTGDDKTSLLVSIKDKPGALFNLLVPFSEANISLTRIESRPSQKKAWEYVFFIDLLGHVEDEPVRQVLARLEDQVHTLKVLGSFPRAPQPL
- a CDS encoding TlpA family protein disulfide reductase; this encodes MHTNERPRPTWRLLVAGGCLGAFFGAAALLTALLVAYGFFQQKAVQKMAEAKELKPVQLRAHYAWEVKSVDGAALSLESLKGKPLFLHLWRPGCVSCVAEIPGINALYDATAPLGMQFVAIALGAVDDLDGELQMHGVKFPVYTVEGDKLPPVFNTASTPTTYIIDKAGFIVYSHAGGVDWSSEDGKAFVASLCEK